One window of Williamwhitmania sp. genomic DNA carries:
- a CDS encoding DUF1987 domain-containing protein, giving the protein MESIFVKGTSQYPEVNLDKSSGRFEFFGNSIPEDAKEFFSPIFDWWDEYVQHPNSITEVTFRMSYYNTPSSKMFFHILKKLETLKQSGATVKVKWFFTEDDIDMRDAGYDFAENIALPIELIPIPEEE; this is encoded by the coding sequence ATGGAAAGCATTTTCGTAAAAGGAACCTCACAATATCCAGAAGTTAACTTGGATAAGAGTTCCGGCAGGTTTGAATTTTTTGGGAATTCCATTCCGGAAGATGCTAAAGAGTTTTTTAGCCCAATTTTTGACTGGTGGGATGAATATGTCCAGCACCCCAATTCCATTACTGAAGTAACCTTTAGAATGAGTTACTACAATACCCCCTCCTCCAAAATGTTTTTCCACATTCTAAAAAAGTTAGAAACACTGAAACAATCTGGAGCAACAGTAAAGGTAAAGTGGTTTTTTACTGAAGATGATATTGATATGCGCGATGCAGGCTACGATTTTGCCGAAAACATTGCCCTCCCCATTGAGCTAATTCCCATTCCAGAGGAAGAATAA